One window of Trichomycterus rosablanca isolate fTriRos1 chromosome 2, fTriRos1.hap1, whole genome shotgun sequence genomic DNA carries:
- the LOC134300932 gene encoding uncharacterized protein LOC134300932, which yields MQPQNNEDSRRREFNWSREYKKESLKSCGTLLINSILKLPIQANQLNKHMDEMLHSIFFLGHIHEFSLRPKDFFPTFTSYKKMKSNFPEPFKKYNNHLPSRTPFSVLLSMMEKLYCTEERIIDELLLLLKKLNFPNPLHKPGNTCQQYYTLESTVICVCSGLGPQKYYGASLSCKGEAAKRIMIDVSCLKTWHEYVAHAVMSFYPDEASGDTITFPQSLRCQAYYRDWSKNVYEKRQPCLNCKNLFNLQNAETKRKDYPYGNCAETECLSKLLFNDQAMQEETEINNHTEENLEYLRYLTKERLIKHLNNVGINDILFYKPEPISFD from the exons ATG CAACCACAGAACAATGAAGACTCTAGGAGGAG AGAATTCAATTGGTCTCGTGAATATAAGAAAGAAAGCCTAAAATCATGTGGCACCTTGTTAATCAACTCCATACTGAAGCTGCCAATACAGGCAAATCAACTTAACAAACACATGGATGAG ATGCTTCATAGCATTTTCTTCTTGGGGCACATTCATGAATTTAGCTTGCGACCTAAAGACTTTTTCCCGACTTTTACTTCTTATAAAAAGATGAAGAGCAATTTTCCTGAGCCATTCAAAAAGTACAACAATCACTTGCCGAGCCGTACTCCTTTTTCTGTTCTACTGAGCATG ATGGAGAAACTCTACTGCACTGAAGAGAGAATTATAGATGAACTTCTGCTCCTTCTGAAAAAACTGAATTTTCCAAACCCTCTTCACAAACCAGGAAATACATGCCAGCAATATTACACACTGGAGTCAACAGTAATCTGTGTGTGTTCTGGTTTGGGTCCTCAGAAATATTATGGAGCATCACTATCCTGCAAAGGAGAAGCTGCAAAGAGAATAATGATTGATGTGTCCTGCCTTAAAACATGGCACGAGTACGTAGCTCATGCAGTCATGTCATTTTATCCAGACGAAGCTTCTGGTGACACTATCACCTTCCCTCAGTCATTGAGATGCCAAGCATATTATAGAGATTGGTCGAAAAATGTTTATGAAAAAAGGCAGCCATGTTTAAACTGTAAGAACTTGTTTAATTTACAGAATGCAGAAACAAAGAGAAAGGATTATCCCTATGGGAACTGTGCTGAGACTGAGTGCCTGAGCAAACTACTGTTTAATGATCAGGCCATGCAAGAGGAGACAGAGATTAACAATCATACAGAAGAAAACCTAGAGTACCTCAGATATTTAACTAAAGAACGCTTGATCAAACATCTCAATAATGTTGGCATTaatgacatacttttttataAGCCAGAGCCAATtagttttgattga
- the LOC134329379 gene encoding uncharacterized protein LOC134329379, protein MITDVLSMRTGDSSTDNNCNTVTTEFLGAYKEGCVNLTEIASVVKRHSGTAVPLVKPKSYSLRVCGQDGTVYAGNEDQLEAWKDYYLPERMEMEVIGALDDFACEAFGLQLVLLVCEDGNIYAYEDEVLHLVARSLSELFKTGMTFPGIETYKEGECFEDYTEEEYNEMMESEEIREMKEAHSEFRESLELEMLESLKQFRPSKSKACKEDAETSPPSQCGSICEHKHRNRSLLNQLAY, encoded by the exons ATGATCACCGACGTTTTATCCATGAGAACAGGAGACTCAAGCACAGACAACAA TTGCAATACAGTGACAACTGAATTCCTTGGAGCTTACAAAGaag GATGTGTAAACCTCACAGAAATTGCCAGTGTTGTAAAACGTCACTCGGGTACAGCGGTTCCTCTGGTGAAACCAAAGAGCTACAGTTTGAGGGTGTGTGGTCAGGATGGCACAGTCTATGCTGGAAATGAGGATCAGCTAGAAGCCTGGAAAGATTACTACCTACCAGAGAGGATGGAAATGGAGGTGATCGGTGCACTTGATGATTTTGCGTGTGAAGCGTTTGGTCTGCAGTTAGTGCTGTTGGTGTGTGAAGACGGAAACATCTACGCCTACGAGGATGAAGTTCTGCATCTTGTAGCCAGAAGTTTAAGCGAGCTGTTTAAAACTGGGATGACCTTTCCTGGAATAGAAACCTACAAAGAAGGCGAATGTTTCGAGGATTAT ACAGAGGAAGAATACAATGAAATGATGGAATCTGAGGAAATTAGGGAAATGAAAGAAGCACACAGCGAGTTTCGAGAGTCCTTGGAGCTTGAAATGCTGGAGTCACTAAAGCAGTTCAGACCAAGTAAATCAAAG GCATGTAAAGAGGATGCGGAGACATCACCACCTTCCCAGTGTGGAAGCATCTGTGAGCACAAGCACAGAAATAGGAGTCTGTTGAATCAATTAGCTTATTAA
- the ssr2 gene encoding translocon-associated protein subunit beta, translating into MRRCLFTRRRLASCRKMRMLHVFALLASLVLAATGEDGARLLASKSLLNRYAVEGRDLTLQYNIYNVGTSVALEVELSDDSFPPEDFGIVSGMLNVKWDRIAPASNVSHTVVLRPLKAGYFNFTSATVSYLAQEGGQVVVGYTSAPGQGGILAQREFDRRFSPHFMDWAAFGVMTLPSIGIPLLLWYSSKRKYDSPKSKKN; encoded by the exons ATGCGCCGGTGTCTGTTCACACGTCGCCGACTCGCTAGCTGCAGAAAG ATGAGGATGCTGCACGTGTTTGCTCTGCTTGCTTCACTGGTACTGGCGGCAACGGGGGAAGATGGTGCCCGTTTGCTCGCCTCTAAGTCCCTGCTGAATCGCTATGCTGTGGAGGGCCGAGATCTTACACTGCAGTACAACATTTACAATGTGGGCACCAG TGTGGCATTGGAGGTGGAGCTCTCTGATGACTCATTTCCTCCTGAGGATTTTGGCATTGTTTCTGGAATGCTCAATGTGAAGTGGGACCGCATCGCTCC TGCCAGCAACGTATCTCATACAGTAGTGCTGCGGCCACTGAAGGCCGGCTACTTCAACTTCACCTCAGCCACTGTCAGCTACCTGGCCCAAGAGGGAGGACAGGTTGTG gTTGGATACACCAGTGCTCCTGGACAGGGTGGCATTCTGGCCCAGAGAGAGTTTGACAGGCGCTTCTCTCCCCATTTC ATGGACTGGGCTGCTTTTGGTGTGATGACCCTGCCTTCCATCGGTATCCCCCTGCTCCTCTGGTACTCCAGCAAAAGGAAATACGACTCACCCAAGAGCAAGAAGAACTAA
- the si:ch73-109i22.2 gene encoding uncharacterized protein si:ch73-109i22.2 has product MDFDYQKIKDEESCQREERLGPYLIQQPRPTPRTSTAPNTPPSSRKPPIKPRRSIKNRSVTPSEKVQDSQDNQTRTEEVKRIAPSQVLSPAGPLDAQTPSLQAHNLLWFQRTQLPRLPKPVPCWLHGFASRREAEQLLQDKPQGCFLLRLSESKVGFVLSYRGADKCRHFIIEEETDVPGTEGRYLIVGEKSRHWSLEDLLKYYTQNPVGPFNEILTVPCMQANGSCEDRTKLEVTVERGDESKEKIASIPPSIIEDDATESTDQVAHTGPESAQYAVVKKPLRKTKSLIECMSIPKMEPPLEEDTDNRSKFENGTEEPAVSNADLRVGGDVAHPVDAPYARVNKPPRAATASSISDMNDVSSIPDVNGSVLGASAAADSQWSSSAAAEQKYWQLEPMHTYEETLHTCTRDNRNDFHAMGRQNETAEDSGSMFNHHLYSEVNIRGTRDDFIPMSISPPVRAGAWNSNTSSTRPIPRLPQRPPPRLASAARLDVGAQSFGGSPMTTLPQNISLNQTEQLLSDNSASAIYEQIPERRIKSRPPLPLPNAKH; this is encoded by the exons ATGGACTTTGACTACCAAAAAATTAAAG ATGAGGAATCTTGTCAGAGGGAGGAACGACTTGGCCCCTACCTAATCCAACAACCAAGACCCACTCCTCGAACCAGTACTGCACCAAATACCCCACCAAGTAGCCGGAAACCACCAATAAAACCCAGACGCAGTATTAAAAATCGATCTGTCACTCCGTCAGAAAAAGTGCAGGACAGCCAGGACAATCAGACAAGAACAGAG GAAGTGAAGCGAATTGCTCCATCTCAAGTGCTGAGCCCTGCAGGGCCCCTGGATGCTCAGACTCCATCTCTGCAGGCACATAATCTGCTGTGGTTTCAAAGAACACAGCTGCCTCGGCTGCCAAAACCCGTACCGTGCTGGCTCCATGGCTTTGCTTCTCGCAG GGAGGCAGAGCAGCTTTTGCAGGATAAGCCGCAGGGCTGCTTCCTGTTAAGGCTCAGCGAGTCAAAGGTTGGCTTCGTACTTTCCTACAG AGGTGCAGATAAGTGCCGTCACTTCATCATAGAGGAGGAAACTGATGTGCCTGGAACAGAAGGCCGGTATCTGATTGTTGGGGAAAAGAGCAGACATTGGAGTCTTGAGGATCTTCTTAAGTACTATACCCAGAATCCTGTGGGGCCCttcaatgaaattcttactgtGCCCTGTATGCAG GCAAATGGAAGCTGTGAGGACAGAACAAAGCTGGAGGTAACAGTAGAAAGAGGTGAtgaaagtaaagaaaaaatagCATCTATTCCACCTTCGATCATTGAAGATGATGCAACAGAATCTACAGACCAAGTGGCCCATACTGGCCCTGAGTCAGCACAGTATGCAGTGGTAAAGAAGCCCCTAAGAAAGACTAAATCTCTCATAGAGTGCATGAGTATACCAAAGATGGAACCTCCTCTTGAAGAAGATACAGATAACAGATCTAAATTTGAG AATGGCACAGAAGAGCCAGCGGTCAGCAACGCAGATCTACGTGTAGGAGGAGATGTGGCCCATCCAGTGGATGCCCCATATGCCCGTGTAAACAAACCTCCCCGGGCAGCTACAGCTTCTTCCATCAGTGATATGAATGACGTTTCCTCCATCCCTGATGTTAATGGTAGTGTACTTGGGGCATCAGCAGCTGCTGATTCTCAGTGGTCTTCCAGTGCTGCTGCTGAACAAAAGTACTGGCAACTGGAACCCATGCATACGTATGAAGAGACTCTGCACACATGCACTCGTGATAACCGAAATGATTTTCATGCTATGGGAAGGCAGAATGAAACAGCAGAGGATTCAG GAAGTATGTTCAATCATCACCTCTACTCAGAGGTCAACATAAGAGGGACCAGAGATGACTTCATTCCAATGTCGATTTCCCCACCAGTCAGAGCAGGTGCATGGAACTCTAACACTTCATCCACAAGACCAATTCCTAGACTGCCCCAAAGACCACCACCTAGATTAGCAAGTGCTGCAAGACTTGATGTTGGTGCACAA AGTTTTGGTGGTTCACCAATGACGACGTTACCCCAGAACATCAGCCTCAACCAGACAGAGCAGCTGCTTTCAGACAACTCTGCCTCTGCCATATATGAGCAGATTCCAGAGAGACGAATTAAATCCAGACCTCCTCTTCCACTTCCTAACGCCAAACACTGA